In Nostoc sp. CENA543, a single genomic region encodes these proteins:
- a CDS encoding DevA family ABC transporter ATP-binding protein: MRKEPVIAISNLNHYYGRGALRRQILFDINLEIYPGEIVIMTGPSGSGKTTLLSLIGGLRSVQEGSLKFLGVELLGASQSKLVQIRRSIGYIFQAHNLLGFLTARQNVQMAVELNDHVSQEEAIAQAKAMLTAVGLENRIDYYPDNMSGGQKQRIAIARALVNNPPLVLADEPTAALDKQSGRDVVEIMQRLAKEQGTSILLVTHDNRILDIADRIVEMEDGILARDSQSAVISYDGGAWSEKP; encoded by the coding sequence ATGAGAAAAGAACCTGTAATTGCCATTAGTAATCTCAATCATTATTATGGCAGAGGCGCGCTAAGAAGACAGATTTTATTTGATATCAATCTCGAAATTTATCCAGGAGAGATTGTGATTATGACTGGGCCATCAGGTTCAGGTAAAACTACACTATTGAGCTTAATCGGTGGTTTGCGTTCTGTACAAGAAGGCAGCCTAAAATTTTTGGGTGTGGAATTATTGGGTGCGAGTCAAAGTAAACTGGTGCAAATTCGGCGTAGCATCGGCTATATTTTTCAAGCCCACAATTTGCTAGGGTTTTTAACTGCAAGACAAAATGTACAGATGGCTGTGGAATTGAACGATCATGTTTCTCAAGAAGAAGCGATCGCTCAAGCAAAAGCCATGCTTACAGCTGTAGGATTAGAAAATCGGATTGATTATTATCCAGATAATATGTCTGGTGGGCAAAAACAAAGAATTGCGATCGCCCGTGCTTTGGTGAATAATCCCCCTCTAGTCTTAGCTGACGAACCAACAGCAGCCTTAGATAAACAATCAGGGCGTGATGTTGTCGAAATTATGCAGCGTCTCGCTAAAGAACAAGGAACATCTATTTTATTAGTCACCCATGATAACCGGATTTTAGACATCGCCGATCGCATCGTCGAAATGGAAGACGGAATCCTAGCTCGTGACTCCCAAAGCGCAGTCATCAGTTACGATGGTGGCGCATGGAGTGAGAAACCTTAA